In Gordonia iterans, the following proteins share a genomic window:
- a CDS encoding YifB family Mg chelatase-like AAA ATPase has product MRVVGNVHSMGLCGFVASPVEIQGNIASGLPGVTISGSVDGSLREAKDRVRAAVVNSGLKWPELKVTVALAPADLRKEGSGFDLGMALSVLIADRSADPERLVGTVVLGELALDGRVRPVRGVLPLLLAARDAGFRRAVVPVGNLREAALVDDLSVGGAQSLSQVVAWLAGMTTLDPIPDGKPGPPPPIPDMADVAGQSEARHALEVAAAGGHHVLMTGPPGIGKTMLASRLPGILPPLLPEEALEVTAIHSVAGTLPSHHPLITVPPLVAPHHSVTSTALLGGGTGMARPGAVSRAHRGVLFLDECAEMGPKVLDGLRQPLEEGRVTVSRRDGDASYPARFLLLLAANPCPCAPAHDVDCVCTSIARRRYLGKLSGPLLDRIDIRVQMEPPGSTMLLSERGEPSATIARRVAAARERARERWRDHGWLTNAEVPGKALRQDFPLAPDALAPIEKYLRDGRVTARGADRALRLAWTLCDLRGGDRPGPDDVAQALLYRDRELR; this is encoded by the coding sequence ATGCGTGTCGTGGGAAACGTCCATTCGATGGGCCTGTGCGGGTTCGTGGCCTCGCCGGTGGAGATTCAGGGAAACATCGCCTCCGGGCTTCCGGGGGTGACCATCAGCGGCAGCGTCGACGGCTCGCTGCGCGAGGCCAAGGACCGTGTGCGGGCAGCGGTGGTCAACAGCGGTCTCAAGTGGCCGGAACTGAAGGTCACGGTGGCACTGGCCCCCGCCGACCTGCGGAAGGAGGGTTCGGGATTCGATCTCGGCATGGCGCTGTCGGTGCTGATCGCCGACCGGTCTGCCGATCCGGAGCGGCTGGTCGGCACGGTGGTCCTGGGCGAGCTCGCCCTCGACGGCCGGGTGCGTCCGGTGCGCGGCGTGCTGCCGCTGCTGCTGGCGGCCCGCGACGCGGGGTTCCGGCGCGCCGTGGTCCCGGTCGGCAATCTGCGCGAGGCCGCGCTGGTCGACGATCTGTCGGTCGGTGGCGCACAATCGCTGTCGCAGGTGGTCGCGTGGCTGGCCGGGATGACGACGCTGGACCCGATTCCCGACGGCAAGCCCGGGCCGCCGCCGCCGATCCCGGACATGGCCGACGTCGCCGGGCAGTCCGAAGCGCGCCATGCCCTGGAGGTGGCCGCGGCGGGCGGGCACCACGTCCTGATGACCGGCCCGCCGGGCATCGGCAAGACGATGCTGGCTTCCCGGCTCCCCGGGATCCTGCCTCCGCTGCTTCCGGAGGAGGCGCTGGAGGTGACCGCGATCCATTCGGTGGCCGGCACGCTGCCGTCGCACCATCCGCTGATCACCGTGCCGCCGTTGGTCGCCCCGCATCACAGTGTGACGTCGACGGCGCTGCTGGGCGGTGGCACCGGCATGGCGCGGCCCGGAGCGGTCTCGCGGGCCCATCGTGGCGTGCTGTTTCTGGACGAGTGCGCCGAGATGGGCCCCAAGGTGCTCGACGGCCTGCGCCAGCCGCTGGAGGAGGGGCGTGTCACGGTGTCGCGCCGCGACGGGGACGCGAGCTATCCGGCGCGGTTCTTGCTGCTGCTCGCTGCGAACCCGTGCCCCTGTGCGCCCGCGCACGACGTCGACTGTGTGTGCACCTCGATCGCGCGGCGGCGCTACCTGGGGAAGCTCTCGGGCCCGCTCCTGGATCGCATCGACATCCGGGTGCAGATGGAGCCGCCGGGCAGCACCATGCTCTTGAGCGAGCGAGGCGAACCGTCCGCGACGATCGCGCGACGCGTGGCTGCGGCGCGCGAACGCGCACGGGAGCGCTGGCGCGATCACGGCTGGCTGACCAATGCTGAGGTACCGGGAAAGGCTCTGCGACAGGACTTTCCGCTGGCCCCTGATGCTCTCGCGCCGATCGAGAAGTATCTGCGGGACGGGCGGGTGACCGCGCGCGGCGCCGATCGGGCACTGCGGCTGGCGTGGACGCTCTGCGACCTGCGCGGCGGTGATCGGCCCGGCCCGGACGACGTCGCGCAGGCCTTGCTGTACCGCGACCGAGAGCTCCGGTGA
- the dprA gene encoding DNA-processing protein DprA has translation MDERELRAWAYLTAVAEPPCAPLIDLVQRHGVIEAARMVRSRAVPAGHSAALVATEARYATDTSARDLETAAALGARLVTREDDEWPAWCLLALDQASTAARGGAPLAIWVRGPRSPVEATASAIGLVGSRAATSYGEHVAGRMGSELAGAGWCVVSGGAFGIDGAAHRGALAAGGPTVAVLACGIDRDYPAGHAKLLSEIARRGLVISEYAPGTTAAKHRFLTRNRLVAALAGALVVVEAGRRSGAANTAAWARHLGRPLGAVPGPVTSATSVGCHQMIADGDATLVTDAKAAIALVDVDGRDTHLPSPPKPTDDLDPVQFRVIEALPARGGLSIDEIAFVAGLPVTQVRPALAVLEVKGLVESAAGVWVLAGTAG, from the coding sequence ATGGACGAGCGGGAACTGCGCGCGTGGGCATACCTGACGGCGGTCGCCGAGCCGCCGTGCGCGCCGCTGATCGACCTGGTGCAACGGCACGGCGTGATCGAGGCGGCCCGGATGGTCAGGTCGCGCGCGGTGCCGGCCGGGCACAGCGCGGCGCTCGTCGCCACCGAGGCGCGCTACGCGACCGACACCTCTGCCCGAGACCTGGAGACCGCGGCCGCCCTCGGCGCTCGGCTGGTGACCCGTGAGGACGACGAGTGGCCCGCCTGGTGCCTGCTGGCGCTGGATCAGGCGAGCACCGCGGCGCGCGGGGGCGCCCCGCTCGCGATCTGGGTCCGGGGGCCGCGATCACCGGTGGAGGCGACGGCCTCGGCGATCGGGCTCGTCGGCTCCCGGGCGGCGACGTCGTACGGCGAGCACGTCGCCGGCCGGATGGGCTCAGAGCTGGCCGGCGCAGGCTGGTGCGTGGTCTCGGGCGGGGCCTTCGGGATCGACGGCGCGGCCCACCGGGGCGCGCTCGCCGCGGGCGGTCCGACCGTCGCCGTGCTGGCCTGCGGAATCGATCGCGACTATCCGGCCGGCCATGCGAAGCTGTTGTCCGAGATCGCCCGCCGGGGTCTGGTGATCAGTGAGTACGCGCCGGGCACCACCGCGGCCAAGCACCGGTTCCTCACGCGCAACCGGCTGGTCGCCGCGCTGGCGGGGGCGCTGGTGGTGGTCGAGGCAGGACGGAGGTCCGGGGCGGCCAACACCGCGGCGTGGGCGAGACATCTCGGGCGTCCGCTCGGGGCGGTTCCGGGCCCGGTGACCAGTGCGACCTCGGTGGGGTGTCATCAGATGATCGCCGACGGCGACGCCACGCTGGTGACCGACGCGAAGGCCGCGATCGCGCTGGTCGACGTCGACGGTCGTGACACGCATCTGCCGTCGCCGCCCAAGCCCACCGACGACCTGGATCCCGTGCAGTTCCGGGTGATCGAAGCGCTCCCGGCCCGGGGCGGGCTGAGCATCGACGAGATCGCGTTCGTCGCCGGGCTGCCGGTGACGCAGGTCCGCCCGGCGTTGGCCGTCCTCGAAGTGAAGGGCCTCGTCGAATCGGCGGCCGGTGTCTGGGTGCTCGCCGGGACGGCAGGCTGA
- a CDS encoding DUF6891 domain-containing protein — MTPDFYARPDGYALPQDWDLGEDADYVEEQTWQQALRGENGVDMYLEHFTEELEAAGIPEERAAQWFRSVILARRDQQARWGLPVPGTALDRGFTELADHGIVARADFTCCGTCGSSEIFAERDDTREWRGYVFFHTQDTDSIFEERSTYLNYGAFLPAFFTEHDWGAMTDTQREENYARVTVGLMNDVVLPVLRRHGVGIEWNGDLDTRIKLTGVDFVVPMAEPV, encoded by the coding sequence ATGACTCCGGACTTCTACGCCCGACCCGACGGATACGCCCTTCCCCAGGATTGGGACCTCGGTGAGGACGCCGACTACGTCGAAGAGCAGACCTGGCAGCAGGCGCTGCGCGGGGAGAACGGCGTCGACATGTACCTGGAGCACTTCACCGAGGAGCTCGAGGCAGCCGGGATCCCCGAGGAACGGGCCGCGCAGTGGTTCCGGTCGGTGATCCTCGCCCGCCGGGATCAGCAGGCTCGGTGGGGGCTGCCGGTGCCCGGGACTGCGCTGGACCGCGGCTTCACCGAACTCGCGGACCACGGCATCGTCGCGCGCGCGGACTTCACCTGCTGCGGAACGTGCGGCAGTTCCGAGATCTTCGCCGAGCGTGACGACACCCGGGAGTGGCGCGGCTACGTCTTCTTCCACACGCAAGACACCGACAGCATCTTCGAAGAGCGCAGCACTTACCTCAACTACGGCGCCTTCCTTCCGGCGTTCTTCACCGAACACGACTGGGGCGCCATGACCGACACCCAGCGCGAGGAGAATTACGCACGCGTCACCGTCGGGCTGATGAACGACGTCGTGCTCCCCGTCCTGCGACGACACGGCGTCGGGATCGAGTGGAACGGCGACCTCGACACCCGTATCAAACTGACCGGCGTCGACTTCGTCGTGCCGATGGCCGAGCCGGTCTGA
- a CDS encoding siderophore-interacting protein: MARRLNTMTVQRTERLTDHLVRVWLGGDGYDRFVATGDTDMYVKLIFPPPGTDVAYPEPLDMDRIAAEFPPEQQPVLRTYTIRYDDPQAREIAVDFVVHGDEGIAGPWAARVQRGETVHFFGPGSGYRPDPDAPWHLLVSDEAGLPALAAALEALPPYAVAKVFIEVGGPEDELDLNAPAGAEITWVHRGASSDAVGEDLAGDNAPVIEAVRAAQWLDGEPQVFIHGEAQAVMKNLRPYVRKERGVSAKRAASISGYWRRGRTEEGFRQWKAEQRAVGGA, translated from the coding sequence ATGGCGCGCAGACTGAACACGATGACCGTCCAGCGGACCGAGCGGCTCACCGACCACCTGGTCCGTGTGTGGCTCGGCGGCGACGGCTACGACCGCTTCGTCGCGACCGGCGACACCGACATGTACGTCAAGCTCATTTTCCCGCCGCCCGGGACCGACGTCGCCTATCCCGAGCCGCTGGACATGGACCGGATCGCCGCGGAATTCCCGCCGGAGCAGCAACCGGTGCTGCGGACCTACACCATCCGGTACGACGACCCGCAGGCTCGCGAGATCGCCGTCGACTTCGTGGTCCACGGCGACGAGGGGATCGCCGGCCCGTGGGCCGCGCGCGTGCAGCGGGGGGAGACCGTGCACTTCTTCGGACCGGGCAGCGGCTACCGCCCGGATCCAGACGCCCCGTGGCACCTGCTCGTCTCCGACGAGGCGGGCCTGCCGGCCTTGGCGGCGGCGCTCGAAGCGCTCCCGCCGTATGCCGTCGCGAAGGTCTTCATCGAGGTGGGCGGCCCGGAGGACGAACTCGATCTGAACGCCCCGGCGGGGGCCGAGATCACGTGGGTGCACCGGGGAGCCTCCTCGGACGCCGTCGGCGAAGACCTGGCCGGCGACAACGCTCCGGTGATCGAGGCGGTCCGGGCGGCGCAGTGGCTCGACGGCGAGCCGCAGGTCTTCATCCACGGCGAGGCACAGGCGGTGATGAAGAACCTCCGCCCGTACGTCCGCAAGGAGCGGGGCGTGAGCGCCAAGCGGGCCGCGTCGATCTCCGGGTACTGGCGCCGCGGTCGCACCGAAGAGGGTTTCCGCCAGTGGAAGGCCGAGCAGCGCGCCGTCGGCGGGGCCTGA
- a CDS encoding MFS transporter, whose protein sequence is MTSSPEKHPRLAVAVLCAAGIVVAVMQTIIVPLIPALPTLLKTSSTNASWALTITLLVGAVITPIAGRLGDMFGKRRMVVASMAAVAVGSAVCALAPGLVVFLIGRGLQGLGIGTIALGISLMRDIVPADRLGASVGAMSASLGVGGSLGLPFAAVIAQQLNWHALFWVSAAVALAAGVAVVFTVPVRGRPTGGRFDVVGALGLTVLLTCVLLAVSKGDEWGWRSPVTLGLFGGFLVAAALWCRWEWRVPDPLVDLRLNTGRAVALTNVASIAAGFAFYAMQMIPIQILMAPTAAGDAGSTGLGLSMVLASLVLMPGGLVMFVFSSVSAALTSRFGARVSLALGSVVMGGGYVVLLVMITGPWTGWLWLLAANILSGAGLGIAYSAMPALIMNWVPVSHTGEANGVNALMRAVGTSLATAAIGMILAASTTVVRTGGAAVSLPTSAAYVWGAAIALGACAVAAATALVIPAKAPVDEQPVV, encoded by the coding sequence ATGACCTCCAGCCCCGAGAAGCACCCCCGCCTCGCCGTCGCCGTCCTGTGCGCGGCCGGGATCGTCGTCGCAGTGATGCAGACGATCATCGTGCCGCTGATCCCCGCACTGCCGACGCTCCTGAAGACGTCGTCGACCAACGCCTCCTGGGCGCTGACCATCACGCTCCTCGTCGGCGCGGTGATCACCCCGATCGCCGGGCGGCTCGGCGACATGTTCGGCAAACGCCGGATGGTGGTCGCCTCGATGGCGGCGGTGGCAGTCGGCTCCGCCGTGTGTGCGCTGGCGCCGGGCCTGGTCGTGTTCCTCATCGGGCGCGGGCTGCAGGGACTCGGCATCGGGACCATCGCCCTGGGAATCTCACTGATGCGCGACATCGTGCCCGCCGACCGGCTCGGAGCCTCGGTCGGCGCGATGAGCGCCTCACTCGGCGTCGGAGGCTCGCTCGGTCTGCCGTTCGCCGCGGTGATCGCCCAACAGCTGAACTGGCATGCGCTGTTCTGGGTGTCGGCGGCCGTTGCCCTCGCGGCCGGCGTCGCCGTCGTCTTCACGGTGCCGGTCCGCGGCCGGCCCACCGGCGGCCGCTTCGACGTCGTCGGCGCACTCGGCCTCACCGTCCTGCTGACCTGCGTGCTGCTGGCGGTGTCCAAGGGTGACGAATGGGGATGGAGAAGCCCCGTGACGCTCGGGCTGTTCGGCGGCTTCCTCGTCGCCGCTGCCCTCTGGTGCCGATGGGAGTGGCGCGTCCCCGATCCACTGGTCGACCTCCGACTCAACACCGGGCGCGCCGTGGCCCTGACGAACGTCGCATCTATCGCGGCCGGTTTCGCCTTCTACGCGATGCAGATGATTCCCATCCAGATACTGATGGCCCCGACCGCGGCCGGCGACGCAGGCAGCACCGGTCTCGGCCTTTCGATGGTGCTCGCCAGCCTGGTCCTGATGCCGGGTGGCCTGGTGATGTTCGTGTTCTCGTCGGTATCGGCGGCGCTGACCAGCCGCTTCGGGGCCCGCGTCTCACTGGCGCTCGGCTCAGTGGTGATGGGCGGCGGCTACGTCGTGCTGCTGGTGATGATCACCGGACCGTGGACCGGCTGGCTGTGGCTGCTGGCGGCCAACATCCTCTCCGGCGCCGGCCTCGGCATCGCCTACTCCGCCATGCCCGCGTTGATCATGAATTGGGTGCCGGTGTCGCACACCGGGGAGGCCAACGGAGTCAACGCCCTGATGCGAGCGGTCGGCACGTCACTGGCGACCGCGGCGATCGGGATGATCCTGGCCGCCTCCACCACCGTCGTCCGCACCGGTGGCGCCGCCGTGTCGCTGCCGACCTCCGCCGCCTACGTGTGGGGCGCGGCGATCGCGCTGGGCGCGTGTGCGGTGGCCGCGGCCACCGCCCTGGTCATACCGGCGAAGGCCCCGGTCGACGAGCAGCCGGTGGTCTGA
- a CDS encoding tyrosine recombinase XerC — translation MAEVLDEFAQHLRLERARSEHTVRAYTGDVRGLISYAGARGVALSAIDLSLLRGWLAEQTRRGVARTTVARQVSSVKTFCAWAVREGILGSDPAARLQAPKAHRALPAVLGPEQAARAVESLARDDDGGPLVLRDRLVLELLYSCGIRVGELCGLDLGDVDAARRVLRVIGKGDKQRSVPFGVPAEEAIDTWLRRGRPALATTASGEALLLGARGRRLDQRMARTVVHRATAAQGADVGPHGLRHSAATHLLEGGADLRVVQELLGHSSLATTQLYTHVSVERLRAVHDQAHPRA, via the coding sequence ATGGCCGAGGTGCTCGACGAGTTCGCGCAACACCTGCGGCTCGAGCGCGCTCGTAGCGAGCACACCGTCCGGGCCTACACCGGCGACGTGCGCGGCCTGATCTCCTACGCCGGTGCACGCGGGGTAGCCCTCTCCGCGATCGATCTGTCGCTCTTGCGGGGGTGGCTCGCCGAGCAGACGCGGCGCGGCGTCGCCCGTACCACCGTCGCCCGCCAGGTGTCCTCCGTCAAGACCTTCTGTGCGTGGGCGGTACGCGAGGGCATCCTCGGATCCGATCCGGCCGCCCGCCTTCAGGCGCCGAAGGCGCATCGAGCACTGCCCGCAGTGTTGGGCCCCGAGCAGGCGGCGCGAGCGGTCGAGTCACTCGCCCGCGACGACGACGGCGGGCCCCTCGTCCTCCGGGACCGACTGGTGCTCGAACTGTTGTACTCCTGCGGTATCCGGGTCGGCGAACTGTGCGGCCTCGACCTCGGTGACGTCGACGCGGCGCGGCGGGTGCTGCGCGTGATCGGCAAAGGCGACAAACAGCGGTCAGTGCCCTTCGGGGTGCCCGCCGAAGAGGCCATCGACACGTGGCTGCGACGTGGCCGGCCCGCGCTGGCGACCACCGCGTCGGGGGAGGCGCTCCTGCTCGGCGCCCGCGGAAGGCGGCTCGATCAGCGGATGGCGCGGACCGTCGTGCACCGGGCGACCGCGGCGCAGGGCGCCGACGTCGGGCCGCACGGCCTGCGGCACAGCGCAGCGACCCACTTGCTGGAGGGCGGTGCCGACCTGCGCGTGGTTCAGGAACTGCTCGGGCATTCGTCGCTGGCGACCACCCAGCTGTACACGCACGTCAGCGTCGAACGACTGCGTGCGGTCCACGACCAGGCCCATCCGCGGGCCTGA
- a CDS encoding M23 family metallopeptidase: protein MSTPPRARTLRRRTTPHPTTSLRRRTSPRSRIRAVLLLIGVLLAGTGTTAPGAPHAAYDWPLAPRPAVVRGFDPPAQRWLPGHRGVDLGSAADAAVLAAGAGTVRFAGAVAGRPTVSVSHPDGIITTYEPVRAVVQAGETVGLGQVLGYLDAGHPGCAATACLHWGARRGAGRTAHYLNPLALVGAVRVRLKPIGEPPAGTPR, encoded by the coding sequence ATGAGCACACCGCCTCGCGCGCGCACCCTGCGCCGTAGGACCACGCCGCACCCCACGACCAGCCTGCGCCGCAGAACCAGCCCGCGCTCCCGGATTCGGGCGGTGCTGCTCCTGATCGGCGTCCTGCTCGCCGGGACCGGCACGACGGCCCCGGGGGCTCCGCACGCCGCCTACGATTGGCCGCTGGCGCCGCGACCAGCCGTCGTTCGCGGGTTCGATCCCCCGGCACAGCGCTGGCTGCCCGGTCATCGTGGCGTCGACCTGGGCTCGGCGGCCGACGCGGCAGTCCTCGCCGCCGGTGCCGGCACGGTGCGCTTCGCCGGCGCGGTGGCCGGCCGCCCGACCGTGTCGGTGTCGCATCCGGACGGGATCATCACCACCTATGAGCCGGTCCGGGCAGTGGTGCAGGCCGGCGAGACCGTCGGCCTCGGTCAAGTGCTCGGCTATCTGGACGCCGGACACCCCGGCTGCGCGGCGACGGCGTGCCTGCACTGGGGCGCCCGGCGCGGAGCGGGCCGCACCGCGCACTACCTCAATCCCCTGGCACTGGTCGGCGCCGTTCGGGTGCGATTGAAACCGATCGGTGAGCCACCTGCGGGGACACCCCGGTGA